One window of the Xiphophorus hellerii strain 12219 chromosome 15, Xiphophorus_hellerii-4.1, whole genome shotgun sequence genome contains the following:
- the LOC116734545 gene encoding coupling protein TraD-like: MNFLKKAAGGDDFAKVAGQKAGEFVEQKVDEFVGGKKGPKQPQQPQQPQQPQQPQQPQKPQQPQQPQQPQQPQQEEKKKGGDEGCFGLGDAL, from the exons ATGAACTTCCTGAAAAAAGCCGCTGGAGGCGACGATTTCGCCAAAGTTGCCGGGCAGAAAGCAG GTGAGTTTGTGGAGCAAAAGGTGGATGAGTTCGTGGGCGGAAAAAAGGGACCAAAGCAGCcgcagcagccgcagcagccGCAACAGCcgcagcagccgcagcagccGCAGAAGCcgcagcagccgcagcagccgcagcagccgcagcagccgcagcaggaggagaagaagaaaggaggagaTGAAGGATGCTTTGGTCTGGGAGACGCGCTGTAA
- the LOC116734119 gene encoding shieldin complex subunit 2-like, whose translation MHQRPKIHIFLGAPPPPPPPSPGMEEEEEERPAGWRHLELTWKAGRLRPAADVPGNEDQSKENPTEPGRATRSARGRSDGGLVPEALRTEEDSDGSEEDLCSASVREYLDRCFPLAPPEPEPEQQPLSTRTQFLSTWTLSQALILRGRHAVQSALSPDEAPPIPPSGSSSTPELFSPAASSPGDSMELFSHTCPASRAEQGGVVVEVTADGVLCSQESDPQASPASPPCSKKPRPSEESTSAATESSTSTTRLDRCDQVGRRYSVLVVVVHPCHLKEVQVRSGPSAGSRIPLASMVVTDQSGAEMKVVLWRRAAFWVLTVSPGEVLLITGLQVSEDRWRAETVLQSTFSSKLLNLGHASTSKPVSQQVSARALRSLCGFVRVRRPLLVSVPSRPQQDLSRLPYATLRSLRVNTLVHALLRVTHSHISSEWRDEAESRNRSAVQMKAVLMVQQPGGQQGALLLWGAAMDWLPRFSKHKDAVWDFRVLLVREGLTSDLSELHSTPWSSVRVLDPTDRRALDFLRAWRRPGPSDAALELDVDTLLSQQYSGEVELRVQVLSFQFQEAPPSQNPAQPVLDSSTPRAGLLAALSGDITYTGCGCCTTELDTDRNGIYTPCYACLPLTALRRFYRPGVLTVSGRGSAHLTVRVPPVPLQKILQAPPDRLQRSAAPGSQMRQVQVAAEKLQALLALPRKWVVITVRSHFLCDQNSVPLSQDFTLMDLQVPTR comes from the exons ATGCATCAGCGGCCAAAGATCCACATCTTCCTCggcgctcctcctcctcctcctcctccttcacctggtatggaggaagaggaggaagagcgtCCTGCAGGATGGAGACACCTGGAGCTCACCTGGAAGGCGGGCCGTCTCCGACCCGCTGCAG ATGTTCCTGGGAACGAGGATCAGAGTAAGGAGAATccaacagaaccgggtcgggCCACAAGGTCTGCTAGAGGACGATCTGATGGAGGACTGGTGCCTGAAGCTCTGAGGACCGAGGAAGACTCAGATGGTTCTGAGGAGGATCTGTGTTCTGCTTCGGTCCGGGAGTATCTGGACCGCTGTTTCCCTCTAgctccaccagaaccagaaccagagcagcaGCCTCTGTCCACCAGAACCCAGTTCCTCAGCACCTGGACTCTCAGCCAGGCCCTGATCCTGAGAGGAAGACACGCTGTCCAATCAGCACTCAGCCCAGACGAAGCCCCGCCCATTCCCCCGTCCGGCTCCTCCAGCACCCCGGAGCTGTTCAGCCCGGCCGCCTCGTCTCCTGGAGACTCCATGGAGCTGTTCAGCCACACCTGTCCGGCCTCCAGGGCGGAGCAAGGTGGGGTCGTCGTGGAGGTCACCGCAGACGGCGTCCTCTGCTCTCAGGAGTCCGACCCCCAGGCGTCCCCCGCATCGCCCCCCTGCAGCAAGAAACCACGACCCTCAGAGGAGTCGACGTCTGCAGCAACAGAGAGCTCCACCTCCACCACCCGTCTGGACAGGTGTGACCAGGTGGGACGCAGGTACTCTGTCCTGGTGGTGGTGGTCCACCCCTGCCATCTGAAGGAGgtccag GTGCGGTCGGGTCCGTCAGCAGGAAGCCGCATTCCTCTGGCCTCCATGGTGGTGACGGACCAATCAGGAGCCGAGATGAAGGTGGTGCTGTGGAGGAGAGCGGCCTTCTGGGTTCTGACCGTGAGTCCTGGAGAGGTTCTGCTCATCACag GGCTGCAGGTGAGCGAGGACAGGTGGAGAGCAGAGACTGTCCTCCAGTCTACCTTCTCCAGCAAACTGCTGAACCTGGGACACGCCTCCACCTCAAAGCCAG ttAGCCAGCAGGTTAGCGCCCGCGCTCTCCGCTCTCTGTGTGGTTTCGTCAGAGtgcggcgccccctgctggtgtcCGTCCCCAGCCGGCCCCAGCAGGATCTGAGCCGGCTCCCTTACGCCACCCTGAGGTCGCTGCGGGTCAACACGCTGGTTCACGCTCTGCTTCGTGTCACACACTCTCACATCAGCTCAG AGTGGAGAGACGAGGCCGAGTCTCGGAACCGCTCTGCGGTCCAGATGAAGGCGGTTCTGATGGTGCAGCAGCCGGGCggacagcagggggcgctgctgcTGTGGGGGGCTGCGATGGACTGGCTGCCTCGCTTCAGTAAACACAAAG ATGCTGTGTGGGACTTCAGAGTGCTCCTGGTGAGGGAgggtttgacctctgacctctcagAGCTGCACTCCACCCCCTGGAGCTCGGTCCGGGTTCTGGACCCGACAGACCGCCGGGCGCTGGACTTCCTGCGGGCGTGGCGCCGTCCAGGGCCAAGTGACGCGGCTCTGGAGCTGGATGTGGACACGCTGTTGTCTCAGCAGTACAGCG GTGAGGTGGAGCTCAGAGTCCAGGTGCTCAGCTTCCAGTTCCAGGAGGCTCCGCCCTCCCAGAACCCAGCCCAGCCGGTTCTGGACAGCTCCACGCCGCGGGCCGGCCTCCTGGCGGCGCTGAGCGGTGACATCACCTACACCGGCTGCGGCTGCTGCACCACCGAACTGGACACGGACCGCAACGGGATCTACACGCCGTGCTACGCCTGCCTGCCGCTCACCGCCCTGCGCCGCTTCTACAG GCCAGGTGTGTTGACGGTGAGTGGGCGGGGCTCCGCCCACCTGACGGTCCGGGTTCCTCCTGTTCCTCTGCAGAAAATCCTCCAAGCTCCTCCGGACCGACTCCAGCGCAGCGCAG CTCCAGGTTCTCAGATGCGACAAGTCCAGGTGGCGGCGGAGaagctgcaggcgctgctggCTCTTCCCAGGAAGTGGGTGGTCATCACGGTGCGGAGCCACTTCCTGTGCGACCAGAACAGCGTTCCCCTCAGTCAGGACTTCACTCTGATGGACCTTCAGGTTCCGACCCGGTGA
- the LOC116734121 gene encoding glutamate dehydrogenase, mitochondrial-like, translating to MYRNLGELLTRGAGGLLASAADSALPASASLLRRRGYSQAADRGDDPNFFTMVEGFFDRGAAIVEDKLVEDLRTRETPEQKRKRVSGILRIIKPCNHVLSVCFPIRRDSGEWEVIEGYRAQHSQHRTPCKGGIRYSTEVSVDEVKALASLMTYKCAIVDVPFGGAKAGVKINTKNYTDTELEKITRRFTIELAKKGFIGPGIDVPAPDMSTGEREMSWIADTFATTTGHNDINAHACVTGKPISQGGIHGRISATGRGVFHGIENFINDASFMNRVGLAPGVRDKTFVIQGFGNVGLHSMRYLHRFGARCVGVAEMDGSIWNPRGIDPKQLEDYKLANGTIVGFPDSTPYEGSLLEADCDILIPAASEKQLTRRNAHRVKAKIIAEGANGPTTPEADRIFLERDILVIPDMYLNAGGVTVSYFEWLKNLNHVSYGRLTFKYERDSNYHLLMSVQESLERKFGKLNGSIPVVPTSEFQARISGASEKDIVHSGLAYTMERSARQIMQTASRYQLGLDLRTAAYVNAIEKIFKVYRDSGLIFT from the exons ATGTACCGCAACCTGGGAGAACTGCTGACCCGGGGAGCGGGTGGTCTCCTGGCCTCCGCCGCCGACTCGGCGCTGCCGGCGTCCGCCTCGCTGCTGCGGCGCCGCGGCTACAGCCAGGCCGCGGACCGGGGCGACGACCCCAACTTTTTCACCATGGTGGAGGGCTTCTTCGACCGCGGAGCCGCGATCGTGGAGGACAAGCTGGTGGAGGACCTGAGGACCCGGGAAACCCCGGAGCAGAAGCGGAAGAGAGTCAGCGGGATCCTGCGGATCATCAAGCCGTGTAACCACGTCCTGAGCGTCTGCTTCCCGATCCGGAGGGACAGCGGCGAGTGGGAGGTGATCGAGGGCTACCGGGCTCAGCACAGCCAGCACCGGACGCCCTGCAAGGGAG gGATCCGGTACAGCACCGAGGTGTCGGTGGACGAGGTCAAGGCTCTCGCCTCCCTGATGACCTACAAGTGCGCCATCGTGG ATGTTCCGTTTGGTGGAGCCAAAGCTGGAGTGAAGATCAACACCAAGAACTACACG GACACTGAGCTGGAGAAAATCACCAGGCGGTTCACCATCGAGCTCGCCAAGAAGGGATTCATCG GGCCCGGAATCGACGTTCCGGCTCCGGACATGAGCACCGGGGAGCGGGAGATGTCGTGGATCGCCGATACCTTCGCCACGACCACGGGACACAAC GACATCAACGCCCACGCCTGCGTGACGGGGAAGCCCATCAGCCAGGGCGGGATCCACGGCCGGATCTCGGCGACGGGCCGCGGTGTTTTCCACGGCATCGAGAACTTCATCAACGACGCGTCCTTCATGAACCGGGTCGGGCTGGCGCCGGGCGTCCGGGACAAGACCTTCGTCATCCAG GGCTTCGGTAACGTGGGGCTCCACAGCATGCGCTACCTGCACCGCTTCGGCGCCaggtgtgtgggcgtggccgAGATGGACGGCAGCATCTGGAACCCGCGCGGCATCGACCCCAAGCAGCTGGAGGACTACAAGCTG GCCAACGGGACCATCGTGGGGTTCCCGGACTCCACGCCGTACGAAGGCAGCCTGCTGGAGGCCGACTGCGACATCCTGATCCCCGCCGCCAGCGAGAAGCAGCTGACGCGGCGCAACGCGCACCGCGTCAAGGCCAAG ATCATTGCAGAAGGAGCCAACGGGCCGACCACGCCTGAGGCGGATCGGATCTTCCTGGAGAGGGACATTCTGGTGATCCCG GACATGTACCTGAACGCGGGGGGCGTCACCGTCTCGTACTTTGAGTGGCTGAAGAACCTGAACCACGTGAGCTACGGCCGGCTCACCTTCAAGTACGAGAGGGATTCGAACTACCACCTGCTGA TGTCCGTCCAGGAGAGTCTGGAGAGGAAATTTGGGAAACTGAACGGCTCCATTCCAGTCGTTCCCACATCGGAGTTCCAGGCCCGGATCTCC GGAGCGTCTGAGAAGGACATCGTCCACTCGGGCCTGGCCTACACCATGGAGCGCTCTGCCAgg CAAATCATGCAGACGGCCAGCCGGTACCAGCTGGGTCTGGACCTGCGGACGGCGGCGTACGTCAACGCCATCGAGAAGATCTTCAAGGTGTACCGTGATTCTGGGCTCATCTTCACAtaa